Below is a window of Paramagnetospirillum magneticum AMB-1 DNA.
TGCCGATACCGACTTCGCCACCGCCGCCCAGGGCGCCAAGGCCGACAGCGCCTTGCAGTCCTCGGACATCGGCGTCAGCGTCCAGGCCCATGACAGCGACCTCGATTGGGTCGCCGCCAACCTGTCCGCCGCCGGCCGCGCCCTGATCGACGACGCCGACGCGGCCGCCCAGCGGGCGACCCTGGGCCTCGCCACCGTGGCGTCGTCGGGGACCTACGCCGACCTGACGGGCAAGCCGGTTCTGGGCAGTGCCGCCTACAAGGATATCGGCACCAGCGGCGCCAACGTGCCTCTGCTCAGCACCGCCAACACCTATGGCGCACCGCAGACTCCTTCCGCCCAGGTGCTGACCGATGCCGCCACGGTGAGCATCGCCATCACCGCCCAAGTGTGGACGCTCTCCACCGCGGCCGCCCGCACCATCGGCGCCCCCACCGGCGGCGTGGCCAATACCTTCTACTTCCTGGAGATCGCCAGCAACGGCTTCACCCCCTCCTGGGCCTCGGCCTTCGACTTCGGCGCGGCCGGCGCCCCCACCAGCCTCAGCGGCACCTGCGGCTTCGACATCTTCTACGACGGCGCCAAGTACCGCATCTCCACCCGCTTCACCGGAGGCGTGTAATGACCCATCCCACCGTCTTCGGGGGCGCGACGCCGCCCCCGGCAAACTATCGGATAGCCAACTCGATCAGACTCAGCGGAAGCAATTATCTTTCCCGCACACCCTCTTCCAGTGGCAATCGCCAATGCTTCACCGTCTCGACCTGGGCCAAGCGTGTCCCCGGAAAGAGGCAGTGGATACTGTCGGCCGCCGATGAGGGATATCAAGGCGGGCTCCGTCTCGACGACAGCGACTGCGTCATTGTCGGTGATGGCCAAACGGCCATCGGCTACAACCTGGCGCAGCAGTCCAAGGGCGTCTTTCGAGATCCCTCGGCTTGGTATCACATCGTCATTGCCATCGACACGACGTCTCAGTTCCAGGCGATCTACATTAACGGCCAAATACAAGATTCGGCCAGTGGCGCCATTATTCCGAGTCAGGGGTACAACACCTCGTTCAACACCGCCGGGCGAACCGCATATATCGGCATCTACAACAACTCCGGCACGCTCTCTTTCGGATACGGAAGCTGCTACCTGGCCGATTACTGCCTGATCGACGGCCAGGCGCTGGCCCCCACCAATTTCGGCAAATTCGACGCCAACGGCGTGTGGGTGCCGATTCCCTATACCGGCACCTACGGCGCCAACGGCTGCAAGCTGGAGTTCAAGAACGGCAGTGCCCTAGGCACCGACACCTCGGGCAACGGCAATCACTGGGCGATCAACGGCCTGACCGCCGCCGACCAGATGGTGGACACGCCGACGAACAACTATTGCACCATGAATCCGCTGGACTACCCCCCCATTGTCGGGACGACGTATGCCACTCTGACCGACGGGAACCTGACGATGACTTACACGACTGCCTATATGGGCAGTTCGGGAAAGGCCGGGACACGCGGGACGATGCAAATGACTTCCGGGAAATACTACTGGGAAGTCAAATGGGTATCGGGAAGCGCCTTTGGAGGCATGGCCGTCGGTGTCGCCAACAGCCAGTGGACAGGCTCGAACGGCCTTGGCATGGGGGATGCCTACAGTTGGTCGTATGATCTTCAAGGATCAAAATACACCAACAGCATCGCGACCGCGTTTGGTGCGGGCTGGGTTTTGGGTGATGTCATCGGTGTCGCGTTCGACGCCTCCATCGGCAAGATCTGGTTCTCGAGGAACGGGGTGTGGCAAGGCGTTTCCGCCCAAACGGATGTCGAGAACGGTATCAATCCGGCCTTCTTGGGCCTGACTGGCGGCATGTTCCCGGCCTTTGCCGGGCAGAACAACACCTCGTCGTTTACGCTGAACTTCGGCCAGCGCCCCTTCGCCTACACGCCGCCCACCGGTTTCAAGGCTCTTTGCACCGCCAATCTGCCGGCGGTGACCATCCCGCGTCCGGCGTCGCACTTCAATGCGGTCCTGGCCTCCGGCGCGTCGATCAAGTCCTCCGCCGAGGGGCTGTGCCCCCGCTTCCTCGAGTGGATCAAGGATCGGGCCAGCGCCAACAACCATCAACTCGTGGACACGGTTCGCGGCACTTCGGCGGTGCTGCAAAGCAACAGCACCGGGACTGAAACCACCTATTCGGCTCCGTCCGGGGCCAGTGTCGGGTGGGTGTGGAATGCCGGCGCCGCGGCGATCGCCAACACCGCCGGTTCCATCACCTCCCAGGTGAGCGCCAATCCCACGGCGGGGTTTTCCATGGTGACTTACACGGGCAACGGCGCGACCAGTGCAACGGTCGGCCATGGACTTGCCGCCGTGCCAAAGTTCTACGTCGTAAAGAGTCGCACGCAACTGGCATCTTGGTACGTCTATAGCGACGTGATCGGCCCGACGAAACGCCTGTTTCTGGAGGACAACTCGGCAGCATCCACAGGCCCCACGTGGAACGATACCAATCCGACATCCATGGTGTTTTCCATCAGCGGCCCTGGCGTCAACAATAATGCATCGACATATGTCGCCTATTGCTTCGCCGAGATCCCCGGCTACAGCAAGTTCGGCAGCTATGTCGGCAACGGCTCTGCGGACGGCCCGTTCGTCCACTGCGGTTTCCTCCCTCGCTGGGTGATGATCAAGGAAACCGACACCGCGACCAACTGGTACATCTGGGACACCTCAAGGGCGACCTCAAATCCCATGGGGAACACGTTGCGGGCCAATCAGAGCAATTCCGACGTCAATAATACGCCGCTCGACGCCGTATCCAACGGGTTCAAGCTGAGGTCTACACAAGGCCAGGCGGTAAACGACCCCGGCAATACTTACATCTTCGCCGCCTTCGCGGAACACCCCTTCGGCGGCGCCAATGTCGCCCCCACCCCTGCACGATGAGGTACATCATGGATTGGTTTCATCCCGCTCTCGGCCTGGTGGCCGCATCCTCCGCCTTCACCCTGGACGGCGTCCAGTATCCCGCCGGCTGGCTGCGCAGCCAGCAGCCCGACGGCTTCCTGCCGGTGCGCGTCACCCCCCGGCCCGACGACAGGCTGTTCTTCGTCTCGGAACAAATCGTGACCGTTATCGACGGCGAAGCGGTGGTGTCGTGGAATGCCGAAGCGCGTGACCCCGCCGACATCAAGGCCGCCCAGGACCGCGAGGCCAATGCCGGCCTCGTCATCCGGCTGGAGGCCCTGGACAAGCGCAAGGCTCGTCCGCTGGGCGCCATCGTCGCCGCCCAGTTGGCCGGTCAGACGCCCCATCCCCTGGACGTGGCGTCCCTGACCGCCCTGGAAGCCGAAGCCGCCGAGCTGCGCTCGCAGATTCGCGGCTAAGCCTCTCTCCGCTTGCGGAGAGCATCCGCCCGCCGGTCCTGGTGACCGGCGGGCTTTTTTCATGTCTGGAGCAAAGCCCATGACCAGCCATATCCGTATTCCCGACGTCTCGCCCCTGGTCCAGTCGGTCGCCGACGGCAGCCGCAGGATCTTCGACTTTCCCTTCCCGGTGTTCCGGGCCGCCGATCTGGAGGTCCGAGTGGGCGAAGCGGTGATCGCCGACGGCTTTGCCGTGCGCGGCGCCGGCAGTTCCGACGGCGGCGCCATCGTCTTCGCCGCCGCCCCCGCCGCCGGTCTGCGCGTCACCATCCGGCGCCGCCAGACCTATGCCCGCACCGACGACTTCCTGGACGAGCGCGCCCCCACCCCGCACGAGTTGAACGACGCAGTGGACCAGAACGTCGCCGCCCTTCAGGAACTGGCCGAGGATGCGTCGCGCGCCGTCAGGCGCTCGGCCGCCGCCGACCTGTCGCGCGCCGTCGACCTCACCCTGCCCGAGCCCGAGGCGGCCAAGGTCCTGGGCTGGAACGGCTAGGCCGATGCCCTGGTCAATCTTGCCCAGGTCGACGTGTCGGACGTGCTGCACAAGAGCCAGAATCTGGCCGACCTGCCCGACAAGGCGCAGGCGCGGACCAATCTGGGCCTGGGCAGCGCCGCCACCCATGCCGATACCGACTTCGCCACCGCCGCCCAGGGGGCCAAGGCCGACAGCGCCTTGCAGGCTTCGGATATCGGCACCAGCCTCCAGGCCCATGACAGCGACCTCGACTGGGTCGCCGCCAACCTGTCCGCCGCCGGTCGCGCCCTGATCGACGACGCCGACGCGGCCGCCCAGCGGGCGACCCTGGGTCTCGCCGCCGTGGCCGCCTCGGGCTCGTACACCGACCTGTCCAACAAGCCGGCCCTGGGCAGCGCCGCCGCCCTGAACGCCGGCACCGGCGCCAATCAGGTGGTGCAGTTGGACGCCACCGGCAAGCTGCCGGCAGTGGACGGCTCGGCGGTCACCAACCTCAACGCCGGCGCCCTGGCGTCGGGCACCGTCCCCACTGCGCGCCTGGGCAGCGGTACGGCGGACACCTCGACCTTCTTGCGGGGTGACGGCACCTGGGCGGCGGTCTCGGGGGCGAACGCCGTCTTGTTCTTTTCGGGGGCCCAGACATTTACGACCGCAGGAACTTCGATCTGGACTGTTCCGACCGGTGTCACCTCCTGCTTTGTCGAGCTTTGGGGGGCGGGCTCGGGCGGAAATGGCCTAACCGGCTCCAGTGGCTGCCCCTATGGCGGCGGCTATGCCGCCCGGCATGTGAACGGCCTTACCCCCGGGAGTTCGGTTTCGGTAACCGTTGGCGCCGGGGGATTAGGCTCCGGCGGGACTGGGGGGGTCGGCGGAACTTCCAGCTTTGGCACGTATGTATCGGCGACGGGCGGTGTAGCCCATATATCACCGGGAATCGGTTCTGGCGGCGAAATCAACATCGCCTCTCAACCGGGGGAGATGGGTACTGGCCGTCGCTCCGGCTCGGCCGCTCCTGGGGGATTGTTCTGGAAACCGGGCTCCGGTGGACAGCACTCCGACACCGTTAATGGCACTAACGGCAACCAGCCGGGCGGTGCTGGCGGGAACGGCTACAATACGGCCGGCGGCAATGGCGCCACCGGCATGGTCATCGTGTACTGGTAAATGACTCCCCCCGCCGCCCTTTCCCCAGGCGGCGGGGTTTCTTTTTTCCCAACCGCCAAGGAGAACGACCATGGCCGAGGACCTTTCCGGCCTCCGGGCCCGGCTGTCCGCGACCCTTCCCGATCACGTGGCGGCGGCGTTGGCCGGCTACGAGGATTTCACCGCCACCTCGCCGCCCGCCGATGCCAAGGGCTTCGCCGCCTGGCACGCGGCCGCCAAGGCGGCGCTGGCCCATGTGGACCTGTTGGTCAAGCTGGCCCGCTGGTCCGTGGGCTCGGCCGAGCCCGACGGCGATGACGGCTTCGAGACCTTGCTGGCCGGTGCCCGGGCCGCCCTCGACGCCATCGACGAGGAGGAATGATGAAGACCGTCAACTTCCCCGAATTCGCCTGGATCTGGAACCAGCGCCTGGGCCTCGGCACGCCCCGGCATCAGGTGCGCATGGCCCGCTGGCTGGCGGCCCGCTGGCACGGCCGCGAACGGGAATTGCTGCTGATGGCGTTTCGCTCCTCGGGCAAGTCCACCATCGTCGGCCTATTCTGTGCCTGGGTTCTGGCCTGCAATCCCGATCTGCGCATCATGGTGCTGGCCGCCGATCTGGCCCTGGCCAAGAAGATGGTGCGCAACGTCAAGCGCATCATCGAGCGCCACCCCCTGACCCAGGGTCTGAAGCCCAAGCGCCGCGATCAATGGGCGGCCGACCAGTTCACCGTCAACCGCCCGGGCGAGTTGCGCGACCCCTCCATGGTGGCCAAGGGCATCGGCGCCAACATCACCGGCTCGCGCGCCGAGATCGTCATCTGCGACGATGTGGAAGTGCCCAACACCTGCGACACCGCGCCCAAGCGGGCCGATCTGCGCGAGCGTCTGGCCGAGATCGAGTATGTGATGGTGCCGGGCGGCACCCAGCTTTACGTGGGTACGCCCCATTCCTACTACACCATCTACGCCGACCGTCCTCGACTGGAGGCGGGGGAAAGCCGCCCCTTTCTCGACGGCTTTCACCGCCTGGAGCTGCCGCTGATCGACGCCAGGGGACGCTCCGCCTGGCCCGAGCGCTTTCCCATCGAGCGCATCGGCGCCATTCGCAAGCGATCCGGCCCCAACAAGTTCGACAGCCAGATGATGCTGCGCCCGGTCAACATCGCCGACGGCCGTCTCGACCCCGATCGCCTGCGCCTCTACGAGGCCGAGCTGTCCTATGGCGAAGGCAACGGCGTGCCGCTGCTGACCATCGGGGCGAAGCGCATGGTGGCGGCGTCGTGCTGGTGGGATCCGGCCTATGGCGCGCCGGGCAAGGGCGATGCCTCGGTGGTGGCGGCGCTGTTCACCGACGAGGACGGCCTCTACTGGCTGCACCGGGTGCGCTACCTGGAGCACGACCCCGCCCGCACCGAGACCGACGAGGCCACCCAGCTCTGTCGCCAGGTGGCGCGCTTCGCCGACGAGCTGCACCTGCCGGCGGTCCAGCTAGAGACCAACGGGCTGGGCCGCTTCCTGCCCGGCCTGCTGCGCCGCGAACTGGGCGGAGCCGGCATCGCCTGCGCCGTCATCGAGGCCAGCAGCAAGCGGGCCAAGGACCAGCGCATCATCGACGCCTTCGATGCCGTACTGGCCGCCGGCGCGCTGCACGTCCACCGCAGCGTCTGGGACACCCCCTTCATCGCCGAAATGCGGGAATGGCAGCCCGGCGCCAGGGGGCGTGACGACGGCCTGGATGCCGTCGCCGGGTGCCTTTTGTCCCAGCCGGTGCGGCTGTCGCGGCCGGCATCGGCCACCGGCGGACGCCCCGACTGGCGCCCTGGCGGCCGCGCCGTGGTCGCCCATTCCGATTTCGAGTTTTGACTCACAGGAGACACCTCAATGGAATCCCTCACCTTCGACCCCCGCTGGTGGGTCACCGCCGTCGAGCTGCCCGTGCTGGGCGCCATGGCCATGATGGTCTGGCGGGTTCGCCACGAAGCCGACCACCGCATCGACGAGTTGGAGCACCGGCTCGACGTCGGCATGGGCCAGGCCCGCGAAGCCCTGGCCGCCTACAAGCTGGAAGTGGCCAAGAGCTATGCCACCACCGGCTACCTCAAGGATGTGGAGCAGCGCCTCACCGAGCATCTGGTCCGCATCGAAGGCAAGCTGGACGGCGTCCAGTCGGCCGCGCGCTAGGAGGCGGCACCATGGACCCCATCACCATCGCCCTGGGCCTTGCCCAGTTCGTGCCCGGCCTGATCCGCTGGATCGGCGGCGATGACGCCGAGAAGGCCGCCAAGGTCGCCGATCAGGTGGTCGGCGTGGCCCGCAGCGTCACTGGCAGGCCCGACGGCCAGGACGCCCTGACCGCCATCAAGGCCGACCCCGCCCTGGCGCTGCAGATGCAGCAGGCCTGGCTGGCCCACGAGATCGAGCTGGCGCGGGAAGAGACCCGGCAACTGGCCGAGATCAACGCCACCATGCGGGTCGAAGCCGCCTCGGACGACGGCTATGTGCGCCGCTGGCGGCCCACTTTCGGCTATGCGGTGGCGCTGACCTGGACCGCCACCATGGGCGCCATCTCCTGGGCCATCGTCGCCGAACCGGCCCAGGCGCCCTCCATCATCGCCGCCTTGGTCAACACCTCGCCCATCTGGGGCATCGCGTTGGGCGTCCTGGGCGTCGCCGTGGTCAAGCGCAGCCAGGACAAGTCCCGGCGGCAGCCATGAAAAAAGGGGGCCGCAAGGCCCCCTTTCCCGTCTTCGGCTTTTGCCGCCGTCAGTCCACGCACTGGGCGGGATCGGCGTCCTCGCTCCAGGTGATGGAGGGCCGGGGAGTCTTCTCGATCCACTTGTCGAGCGCCACCACATGCTCGGCCTCTTCCGCCGCGAAGTCGGCGCCCAGGCGCTTGACCTCGGCATCGGCGGAATTGGCGGCGGCGTCCTTGTAGTACTCCATGCCGCGGATCTCGTTGTCGCGGGCATAGCGTAGCGCGTGGTACGGCGTCATCAGATAATGGATGTCGTTCTCGTCGCCCACCTCGGGCGGGGTCTTCCAGCGGTACTGCCAGCTCATCAGCTTGGGCAGCTCCAGCGCGCGGGCGCGCTGCTTGATCTCGTCGCCGTGAAGGGTGGAAAAACGCGCCATGTCGCGGAAAACCACGGCGGTCTCGAGGTTGTTGTGGGCTTCCATCATGTCGGCCAGCTCCACATACCGCTCGGCGGCCTCGTTTTCCAAAGCAATGGCGTGCGCCAGAAATTCTGCCAGGGTATAGCCCATAGTCGCCTCTCGTCAGGGAAGGTGGCCATGGCAGGGTATCGGCGGGTCGGTCCGTCGTCAATGGCATAATTCGGCATTTAAATACCGATTTAAGGCGCGGCGCCGCGTCAGTGCGGCCGGTCGCGAACCTTGCGCCACTCGGCGAACGCCTCGGTCATGACGGCGCGCAGCGCCGAAGCCGAGGCCGTGGGGAACAGATCGGCCAGCCGGTCCCACAGCGCCCCGTTGTGGAGGAAGTTCTGGGCGAAGGTCTCCAGGTCGGCGGCGTTCTCGTCGTCGAAGGATTGCTGGAGATAGTCGAGCAGCCGCTGGCGGCTCTGTTCGTCGAAGACGGCCATGGCACCCCGCACGGACACGAGAAGCGCGTCGAGCCCCGCCAAAGCGGGGCCCGACATCGGAATGCGAAACGAATTCCAGCCGTTACAGGCTGGAATCCACCCATTCGTAAAGCTTGCTCTTGGGCAGCGC
It encodes the following:
- a CDS encoding phage tail fiber protein, translating into MTSHIRIPDVSPLVQSVADGSRRIFDFPFPVFRAADLEVRVGEAVIADGFAVRGAGSSDGGAIVFAAAPAAGLRVTIRRRQTYARTDDFLDERAPTPHELNDAVDQNVAALQELAEDASRAVRRSAAADLSRAVDLTLPEPEAAKVLGWNG
- a CDS encoding ferritin-like domain-containing protein — protein: MGYTLAEFLAHAIALENEAAERYVELADMMEAHNNLETAVVFRDMARFSTLHGDEIKQRARALELPKLMSWQYRWKTPPEVGDENDIHYLMTPYHALRYARDNEIRGMEYYKDAAANSADAEVKRLGADFAAEEAEHVVALDKWIEKTPRPSITWSEDADPAQCVD
- a CDS encoding holin family protein, with translation MDPITIALGLAQFVPGLIRWIGGDDAEKAAKVADQVVGVARSVTGRPDGQDALTAIKADPALALQMQQAWLAHEIELAREETRQLAEINATMRVEAASDDGYVRRWRPTFGYAVALTWTATMGAISWAIVAEPAQAPSIIAALVNTSPIWGIALGVLGVAVVKRSQDKSRRQP
- the terL gene encoding phage terminase large subunit, with translation MKTVNFPEFAWIWNQRLGLGTPRHQVRMARWLAARWHGRERELLLMAFRSSGKSTIVGLFCAWVLACNPDLRIMVLAADLALAKKMVRNVKRIIERHPLTQGLKPKRRDQWAADQFTVNRPGELRDPSMVAKGIGANITGSRAEIVICDDVEVPNTCDTAPKRADLRERLAEIEYVMVPGGTQLYVGTPHSYYTIYADRPRLEAGESRPFLDGFHRLELPLIDARGRSAWPERFPIERIGAIRKRSGPNKFDSQMMLRPVNIADGRLDPDRLRLYEAELSYGEGNGVPLLTIGAKRMVAASCWWDPAYGAPGKGDASVVAALFTDEDGLYWLHRVRYLEHDPARTETDEATQLCRQVARFADELHLPAVQLETNGLGRFLPGLLRRELGGAGIACAVIEASSKRAKDQRIIDAFDAVLAAGALHVHRSVWDTPFIAEMREWQPGARGRDDGLDAVAGCLLSQPVRLSRPASATGGRPDWRPGGRAVVAHSDFEF
- a CDS encoding DUF7483 domain-containing protein, giving the protein MTHPTVFGGATPPPANYRIANSIRLSGSNYLSRTPSSSGNRQCFTVSTWAKRVPGKRQWILSAADEGYQGGLRLDDSDCVIVGDGQTAIGYNLAQQSKGVFRDPSAWYHIVIAIDTTSQFQAIYINGQIQDSASGAIIPSQGYNTSFNTAGRTAYIGIYNNSGTLSFGYGSCYLADYCLIDGQALAPTNFGKFDANGVWVPIPYTGTYGANGCKLEFKNGSALGTDTSGNGNHWAINGLTAADQMVDTPTNNYCTMNPLDYPPIVGTTYATLTDGNLTMTYTTAYMGSSGKAGTRGTMQMTSGKYYWEVKWVSGSAFGGMAVGVANSQWTGSNGLGMGDAYSWSYDLQGSKYTNSIATAFGAGWVLGDVIGVAFDASIGKIWFSRNGVWQGVSAQTDVENGINPAFLGLTGGMFPAFAGQNNTSSFTLNFGQRPFAYTPPTGFKALCTANLPAVTIPRPASHFNAVLASGASIKSSAEGLCPRFLEWIKDRASANNHQLVDTVRGTSAVLQSNSTGTETTYSAPSGASVGWVWNAGAAAIANTAGSITSQVSANPTAGFSMVTYTGNGATSATVGHGLAAVPKFYVVKSRTQLASWYVYSDVIGPTKRLFLEDNSAASTGPTWNDTNPTSMVFSISGPGVNNNASTYVAYCFAEIPGYSKFGSYVGNGSADGPFVHCGFLPRWVMIKETDTATNWYIWDTSRATSNPMGNTLRANQSNSDVNNTPLDAVSNGFKLRSTQGQAVNDPGNTYIFAAFAEHPFGGANVAPTPAR